A region of Cucumis melo cultivar AY chromosome 2, USDA_Cmelo_AY_1.0, whole genome shotgun sequence DNA encodes the following proteins:
- the LOC103494160 gene encoding probable glutathione S-transferase, with protein MAEVKIIGSAASLFSVRVEWALKLKGIEYEYIVEDLRNKSELLLKSNPVYKKIPVLLHNDKAISESLLIIEYIDETWKENPILPEDPYDRANARFWAKFLDEKGLLGAWEACQAEGEEKEKAVEAAVQHLALLDKEIQGKKFFGGEKIGYLDLAAGWICHWLSVLDEVGEMNVFDRERFPSLHEWAQNFIHVPVIKESLPPREILVNYFKGSLSYVRSLAANKK; from the exons ATGGCAGAGGTAAAGATTATTGGATCAGCTGCAAGCCTATTCTCCGTAAGGGTCGAATGGGCCTTGAAGCTCAAAGGAATTGAGTATGAGTACATAGTTGAAGACTTGAGAAACAAAAGTGAGCTACTTCTCAAGTCCAACCCTGTATACAAGAAAATACCTGTGCTTTTGCACAATGACAAAGCCATCTCCGAGTCGCTTCTCATTATTGAATACATCGACGAGACGTGGAAGGAGAACCCGATATTGCCTGAAGATCCATATGACAGAGCCAATGCTCGCTTCTGGGCTAAGTTTTTAGACGAGAAG GGTTTGCTCGGTGCCTGGGAAGCTTGCCAGGCTGAaggagaagagaaagagaaggcTGTAGAGGCTGCGGTACAACATTTGGCACTGCTTGACAAAGAAATACAAGGAAAGAAATTCTTTGGTGGAGAGAAAATTGGTTACCTAGATTTAGCTGCAGGTTGGATTTGCCACTGGCTCAGTGTTCTGGATGAAGTGGGAGAAATGAATGTGTTTGACAGAGAAAGGTTCCCATCCCTTCATGAATGGGCTCAAAACTTCATCCACGTTCCAGTTATCAAAGAATCGCTTCCACCCAGAGAAATTCTTGTCAACTACTTCAAGGGGAGTCTGAGCTACGTCCGGTCCTTAGCTGCAAATAAGAAATAA
- the LOC103494159 gene encoding uncharacterized protein LOC103494159, producing the protein MSSLTVAASSFSSLSLTRFASSSSNNSLNPPKLFLKVPFNAISESLISFKSSNRPSIYRFPSLKTCATLDGKDPNGATPVLVQEESSTSSNIVNEEVEKSVKVLKNAAKTRKVPAEEVLSALSVLEKAKLDPSNFFNTLGGTSSPGRTWMLIFTAEKKLKKGRYFPVTAIQRFDAAGKRIENGVFLGPIGSLTFEGRLSWKTRILAFIFERVRIKIGPLNPLEISLGQKEEREPSTKDPCFIWFYVDEEIAVARGRSGGTAFWCRCRRVNT; encoded by the exons ATGAGCTCACTCACAGTGGCAGCTTCCTCTTTCAGCTCCTTGTCCTTAACCCGGTTTGCTTCCAGTTCATCCAACAACTCTCTCAATCCCCCAAAACTCTTTCTCAAAGTCCCTTTTAATGCCATCTCGGAATCTTTGATTTCGTTTAAATCTTCAAATAGGCCTTCCATTTACCGGTTTCCGAGTTTGAAAACCTGCGCTACTTTAGACGGAAAAGACCCAAATGGAGCAACCCCAGTTCTGGTTCAGGAAGAGAGTTCCACTTCCAGCAAT ATTGTGAACGAGGAAGTGGAAAAGAGCGTCAAAGTGCTAAAAAATGCGGCAAAGACAAGAAAGGTACCAGCAGAAGAAGTTCTGTCTGCTCTTTCTGTACTTGAGAAGGCTAAACTTGACCCTTCAAACTTTTTTAATACACTTGGTGGAACAAGCTCTCCTGGTAGAACCTGGATGCTTATTTTTACTGCTGAG aaaaaattgaagaagggTCGGTACTTCCCTGTTACAGCCATCCAGAGGTTTGATGCTGCT GGAAAAAGAATAGAGAATGGAGTGTTTCTGGGACCTATTGGAAGCTTAACGTTCGAAGGTAGACTTTCATGGAAGACAAGAATACTAGCATTCATTTTCGAACGAGTTCGAATAAAAATTGGACCTTTAAACCCTTTAGAGATTAGTCTTGGTCAAAAAGAGGAGAGGGAGCCAAGCACCAAGGATCCTTGCTTTATCTGGTTTTATGTTGATGAGGAAATAGCTGTTGCTCGTGGTAGAAGTGGGGGAACTGCATTCTGGTGCCGGTGTCGCCGTGTCAATACTTAG
- the LOC103494158 gene encoding peroxisome biogenesis protein 3-2 gives MFPIRDFWRRHKRKILITAGVLGSGYFLYRQYDYYSRRLHDIQRELDNEREADELIKAQIQAHFENIQRIADTTTLPHAIQHLHSRIEEDLDLSHLTERLMMGKGQPNTLTLAEKLDLWENLKILSFTKMVISLWAITVLSLYIRVQVNILGRHMYIDTARGLGSSHLLEEADLIDRDDQQKFLAISDFLCNYGLNALIPKLQVAVGEVLKRKQLRDVFNTTVLRETTTQIIKIFMSTGSPHHWLDYLMPGDNQSSITDTLSTDDDAVAPNFNKFDQLMMETRAVLLSAEFGNIVEKSLEVGVDGLMEEMEASLAGSSSKASGIPLARLVPRVAQMGLLLLEDPIKSRFIQMIRGIPEVEIFFTLLYANMPAS, from the exons ATGTTTCCTATAAG GGATTTCTGGAGAAGGCATAAGAGAAAGATTTTAATTACAGCTGGAGTTTTAGGAAGTGGGTATTTTCTTTATCGGCAATATGATTATTACAGTCGAAGGCTTCATGATATCCAGAGAGAATTGGATAATGAGCGTGAAGCAGACGAGCTCATTAAAGCTCA AATACAAGCTCATTTTGAGAACATCCAAAGAATAGCTGACACGACGACTCTGCCTCATGCTATACAACATCTACATAGTCGGATAGAGGAAGATTTGGATCTTTCACATCTGACAGAGAGATTAATGATGGGAAAGGGTCAACCAAACACTTTGACATTAGCAGAGAAACTTGATTTATGGGAAAACCTCAAAATACTAA GCTTCACAAAGATGGTGATATCGCTATGGGCGATAACTGTGTTAAGCTTATACATTAGAGTTCAAGTCAACATCTTAGGACGACATATGTACATTGATACTGCCCGTGGTCTTGGTAGCTCCCATTTGCTT GAGGAGGCTGATCTCATCGATAGGGATGACCAACAGAAATTTCTGGCCATCTCTGATTTTCTCTGTAATTATGGTCTGAATGCCTTGATTCCTAAATTGCAGGTAGCAGTAGGAGAAGTTCTCAAGAG AAAACAATTGCGAGATGTCTTTAATACAACTGTACTTCGCGAAACTACTacacaaataattaaaatcttCATGAGCACAGGAAGTCCCCATCATTGGTTGGACTACTTGATGCCTGGCGACAATCAATCTAGTATTACAGACACACTCTCCACCGATGATGATGCAGTTGCCCCAAATTTCAATAAGTTTGACCAACTTATGATGGAAACTAGAGCAGTACTGCTAAG TGCCGAGTTTGGGAACATCGTGGAGAAATCGTTAGAAGTAGGAGTTGATGGGTTGATGGAAGAAATGGAGGCTTCACTTGCTGGAAGCAGCAGCAAAGCATCAGGAATACCGTTGGCCAGACTTGTTCCGAGAGTTGCCCAGATGGGGCTATTGCTCCTTGAAGATCCAATCAAAAGTAGATTCATCCAAATGATAAGAGGTATACCAGAAGTCGAAATCTTCTTTACTCTTCTTTATGCAAATATGCCTGCCTCTTAG
- the LOC103494156 gene encoding guanine nucleotide-binding protein subunit beta-like protein produces MAEGLVLRGTMRAHTDMVTAIATPIDNSDMIVTSSRDKSIILWRLTKEEKTYGVPQRRLNGHSHFVQDVVLSSDGQFALSGSWDGELRLWDLATGLTSRRFVGHSKDVLSVAFSIDNRQIVSASRDRTIKLWNTLGECKYTIQDGDAHSDWVSCVRFSPNTLQPTIVSASWDKTVKVWNLTNCKLRVTLAGHAGYVNTVAVSPDGSLCASGGKDGVILLWDLAEGKRLYSLDAGSIIHALCFSPNRYWLCAATESSIKIWDLESKSIVEDLKVDLKTEAEKTDDTHAATANKIKVIYCTSLSWSADGSTLFGGYTDGVVRVWGIGRY; encoded by the exons atggcgGAAGGGCTTGTTCTGCGAGGCACAATGAGGGCTCACACCGACATGGTGACGGCCATCGCCACTCCCATCGACAATTCCGATATGATTGTCACCTCTTCCCGTGACAAATCCATCATCTTGTGGCGTCTTACCAAGGAAGAGAAGACCTACGGTGTTCCTCAACGAAGGCTCAATGGTCACTCTCACTTTGTTCAAGATGTTGTTCTCTCATCCGACGGTCAGTTCGCCCTTTCTGGTTCCTGGGACGGCGAACTCCGCCTCTGGGACCTGGCTACCGGTCTTACATCCCGTCGATTCGTCGGACATTCCAAAGATGTTCTCTCCGTCGCCTTCTCCATCGACAATCGCCAGATCGTCTCGGCCTCTCGTGACCGAACCATCAAGCTATGGAATACTCTCGGTGAGTGCAAGTACACAATCCAGGACGGAGACGCTCACTCTGACTGGGTTAGCTGCGTTAGATTCAGTCCTAACACCCTCCAGCCAACTATTGTTTCGGCGTCTTGGGACAAGACCGTTAAGGTCTGGAACTTGACCAATTGCAAGTTGAGAGTTACTCTCGCTGGTCACGCTGGTTATGTTAACACGGTGGCTGTTTCGCCGGATGGTTCCCTGTGCGCTAGCGGAGGCAAAGACGGAGTGATTTTGCTATGGGATTTGGCTGAGGGTAAGAGGCTTTATTCATTGGATGCCGGATCGATTATTCATGCTCTTTGTTTCAGCCCCAACAGGTACTGGCTCTGTGCTGCAACTGAGAGCAGTATTAAGATCTGGGATTTGGAGAGCAAAAGCATTGTTGAGGATTTGAAAGTCGATTTGAAAACCGAGGCAGAGAAAACCGATGACACCCACGCTGCCACTGCCAACAAGATTAAG GTTATTTACTGCACAAGTTTGAGCTGGAGCGCGGATGGGAGCACATTGTTTGGTGGTTACACAGATGGGGTGGTCAGAGTTTGGGGAATTGGTCGTTACTAG